Proteins from a genomic interval of Colletotrichum higginsianum IMI 349063 chromosome 6, whole genome shotgun sequence:
- a CDS encoding Coq5 family encodes MADQRDNLIAASHGFLGDMSSALITHMGNTEPVAFFDNACGSGVLTQELQKRLGKDVLEKSTFLCADIAQNMVDLVKERVQAEGWLNTEVRLLDATKTGLPADSFTHIGLCMALNIIQDPDAVLADCKRILKPGGMLGATLPHPNGVFWTADMRSAFRSFPFPAPFPDTLPTQMHDQGHWSDQDWVINHLEEQGFKDVKVKAAIGTYYVKSAEHYVSTFGIMLGWFLTQWWDKETTEAHPVNEVRELIKKHLKEKYKGEGWEMEWMLLCVTGSIPSTAE; translated from the exons ATGGCGGATCAGCGAGACAATCTCATTGCCGCATCACATGGGTTCCTGGGCGACATGAGCTCAGCGCTAATAACGCACATGGGCAATACAGAACCGGTTGCTTTCTTCGACAATGCCTGCGGAAGCGGTGTGTTGACCCAGGAACTTCAAAAACGCTTGGGCAAAGACGTGCTGGAAAAGAGCACTTTCCTCTGTGCAGACATAGCGCAAAACATGGTGGATCTGGTGAAGGAGAGAGTGCAGGCCGAGGGCTGGCTCAACACCGAAGTGAGACTTCTTGACGCAACG AAAACAGGACTACCGGCAGACTCCTTTACGCATATTGGGCTCTGTATGGCCCTCAATATCATCCAGGATCCTGACGCAGTTCTAGCTG ATTGTAAGCGGATTCTGAAGCCGGGAGGTATGCTCGGCGCAACCTTGCCGCACCCCAACGGCGTCTTCTGGACGGCGGACATGCGTTCTGCGTTCCGCTCGTTTCCCTTTCCCGCTCCATTTCCAGACACGCTGCCCACGCAGATGCATGATCAAGGACACTGGTCGGACCAGGATTGGGTTATAAATCATCTCGAAGAGCAAGGCTTTAAAGATGTCAAAGTGAAGGCAGCGATTGGCACGTACTATGTGAAGAGCGCCGAACACTACGTCAGTACGTTCGGAATAATGTTGGGGTGGTTTTTGACCCAATGGTGGGACAAGGAGACGACAGAGGCCCATCCTGTGAATGAGGTCAGGGAATTGATAAAGAAGCACTTGAAAGAGAAATACAAGGGCGAGGGGTGGGAGATGGAATGGATGCTTCTTTGCGTGACTGGCAGTATCCCATCGACTGCGGAGTGA
- a CDS encoding HET domain-containing protein, producing the protein MSRFEQYSFYDALPAGKWTRILLLEPGVYNDPIRCSLYLTPIQSAEYEAISYVWGSTNDVGSITCQGLEVDVTANLVQSLRQVRHKHEPRHLWVDALCINQRNLQEKAFHVNMMGEIYSHAWRVIICLGDDERSGEAAKIAFDAIRDYNRIAARYMTESQIADVSFWRPEEEEGGYGPVTGDRLLHVVQLFKKPWFGRVWVLQEVGLSRDALLAYGGSTINFTEIMDFAQAWSQTGNDFPGVYFSAGYISMLFNHVWATYATSVNRSWYRSSYILTTCARYQVQRNRLEFEDVLFKARHIQKATDPRDFVYAFLGHPLARSDDGELLLEADYTRTMSELRLLLFSRLSGRSLRFLGLIWHNFPIGLSKGPSWCPHLDSRRPWTINGRYDASRGGHLLTPVVNFHPRVNCSCLEAPVYIVDTVFLCGEVAGGEPSQDDGAQARDEDAHCLATKTMLSDQPSLAEDYWAILEATESHKGLAYPDKALAFASTLLHSCDRDDQDPASVARSFGDFCRETCPIIQTYLEEHEWLGRWASAETRFIPFLPRTASSIKGERFFTTMKGYCGTSTPLVEPGDLICVIPSVQTPLVIRPVEGKDKVFRIIGSSYVYGMMYGEAFKALGAGNSSPEVFVAQFV; encoded by the exons ATGTCTCGGTTTGAGCAATACTCCTTCTACGACGCTCTGCCGGCAGGAAAATGGACTCGCATCTTACTACTTGAACCGGGGGTTTACAATGACCCAATCAGGTGTTCATTGTATCTCACGCCAATTCAATCCGCAG AATACGAAGCAATATCCTACGTCTGGGGTAGCACAAATGATGTCGGCTCCATCACCTGTCAGGGTCTTGAGGTTGATGTGACGGCAAACCTCGTTCAATCTCTGCGCCAAGTCAGGCATAAACACGAGCCGCGACATCTATGGGTCGATGCACTCTGCATCAACCAGCGCAACCTCCAAGAAAAGGCCTTTCATGTCAACATGATGGGGGAAATCTACTCACATGCCTGGCGAGTCATTATTTGTCTCGGAGACGACGAACGCAGCGGCGAAGCTGCAAAGATTGCTTTCGACGCGATCAGAGACTACAACCGCATCGCCGCGAGGTACATGACGGAATCCCAGATCGCCGACGTCAGTTTCTGGAGaccagaggaggaggaggggggttaCGGGCCGGTCACTGGCGACCGGCTGCTCCACGTCGTGCAGCTCTTCAAGAAGCCGTGGTTCGGGCGGGTCTGGGTCCTCCAGGAGGTCGGGCTCTCCAGGGACGCGCTTCTGGCGTACGGCGGCTCGACCATCAACTTCACCGAGATCATGGACTTTGCCCAGGCGTGGTCGCAGACAGGGAACGATTTCCCCGGTGTCTATTTCAGTGCCGGCTACATCTCCATGCTCTTCAACCATGTCTGGGCGACGTATGCCACGAGCGTCAACCGGTCGTGGTATCGGTCTTCCTATATACTCACAACCTGCGCGCGGTATCAAGTGCAGAGAAACAGGCTGGAGTTTGAAGACGTTCTCTTTAAGGCGAGACATATACAGAAGGCGACGGATCCTCGGGACTTTGTCTACGCGTTCCTGGGGCATCCTCTTGCGAGGTCGGATGACGGAGAGCTCTTGTTGGAAGCAGACTATACAAGGACCATGTCGGAGCTGAGACTGCTTCTCTTTTCTCGCCTAAGTGGCCGATCTCTTCGGTTCCTTGGCTTGATATGGCATAACTTCCCCATAGGTCTCTCCAAGGGACCATCTTGGTGTCCCCATTTAGACTCCCGTCGACCCTGGACAATAAACGGCAGATATGACGCCAGCAGAGGTGGACACCTACTAACCCCGGTAGTAAATTTTCACCCCCGAGTCAACTGCTCCTGCCTCGAGGCGCCTGTCTATATTGTTGACACAGTCTTCCTCTGCGGTGAGGTAGCCGGAGGAGAACCGTCGCAGGATGATGGTGCTCAAGCCAGAGACGAAGACGCTCATTGTTTGGCTACGAAAACAATGCTTTCTGATCAGCCCAGTCTCGCAGAAGATTACTGGGCCATTTTGGAGGCTACGGAGAGCCATAAAGGCCTCGCATACCCGGACAAGGCTCTCGCGTTCGCTAGCACTCTACTGCATAGCTGTGACAGGGATGACCAAGATCCGGCATCGGTTGCCAGGAGCTTTGGTGACTTCTGCAGAGAAACATGTCCGATAATTCAGACTTATCTTGAAGAACACGAGTGGCTCGGTCGGTGGGCCTCAGCCGAGACTCGTTTCATACCGTTTTTACCGCGCACGGCGAGTAGCATCAAGGGAGAGAGGTTCTTCACGACGATGAAGGGATATTG TGGCACAAGTACCCCCTTGGTAGAGCCCGGCGATCTGATCTGCGTAATCCCTTCTGTCCAGACGCCCCTTGTGATAAGGCCTGTTGAAGGAAAGGACAAGGTTTTTCGCATAATCGGCTCATCTTATGTCTATGGAATGATGTACGGAGAAGCCTTCAAGGCCCTAGGGGCGGGAAATAGCTCGCCAGAAGTGTTTGTTGCTCAGTTTGTGTAA
- a CDS encoding Quinate permease translates to MAPRGETAVIGAAALARAQAGNQTGGLHALWANMKILYIALFASFGGLLYGYQQGVLGQALVMHSFGRAFPAIYDDPAAQGWLTSVLQLGGWLGAVSSGVFCEVFSRKRTIFFGSIWVVLGSYLTAGAPTSGFLYAGRFFTGVGVGTLSAVGPLYNAELAPPEIRGLLVSMQQLATTVGILCAYWVAYGTNYIGGTGDGQSDWAWRTPLIIQGIPAIVLAFGVWLLPYSPRWLVSQNRTEDALIALSRLRGAPVDDKLIQIEYLDIQSECLFEIRMFEKRFPKLSEKWLKNKWFRQLAQYGQIFQTKDSFKRVAIASLVMFFQQFSGIDSIIYYAPKIFKSLGLTSSTSSLLATGITGVINVLTTIPAVLVIDKVGRKTLLMFGSTGMFCTLIIVGVIASQFQDDWTSHAAGGWVCVVMIWLYIVNFAYSWGPVSWTLIAEIFPLSIRAKGTSIGASANWMCNFVIALVTPSMLHSISWGLYIFFAAWLALGVVFVWFFVPETKGKTLEQMDQVFGSKTSAEDLEVLAAIQEEVGLLAAMESIFDRNGTKERENTHISNQKETCERAQTQHVDSVV, encoded by the exons ATGGCACCTAGAGGCGAGACAGCCGTTATAGGAGCTGCCGCGCTTGCCCGAGCGCAGGCCGGCAACCAAACGGGTGGGCTGCATGCTTTGTGGGCCAACATGAAGATACTGTACATTGCTCTGTTTGCGTCTTTT GGCGGACTTCTGTATGGTTATCAGCAGGGCGTACTCGGTCAAGCCCTCGTCATGCATTCGTTTGGGCGTGCATTCCCAGCAATCTacgacgacccggccgcccAAGGCTGGTTAACATCCGTTCTACAACTGGGCGGCTGGCTTGGCGCCGTCTCCTCTGGTGTTTTCTGTGAAGTCTTCTCCCGAAAGCGAACCATTTTCTTTGGCTCCATCTGGGTCGTCTTGGGTTCTTACCTGACCGCTGGCGCCCCCACGTCCGGCTTTCTCTACGCCGGCAGATTCTTCACCGGCGTTGGTGTTGGAACGCTTTCCGCCGTTGG GCCCCTGTACAATGCCGAACTGGCGCCACCAGAGATCCGAGGACTCCTTGTCTCGATGCAACAACTTGCAACAACCGTCGGCATATTATGTGCGTATTGGGTGGCGTACGGTACGAACTACATAGGCGGTACTGGAGACGGCCAGTCGGACTGGGCTTGGCGTACACCCTTGATTATTCAGGGGATTCCGGCCATCGTCCTCGCGTTTGGTGTCTGGCTCCTACCCTACTCCCCTCGCTGGTTGGTCAGTCAAAACCGCACGGAAGACGCTCTCATTGCGCTCAGCCGACTTCGTGGAGCCCCGGTCGACGACAAGCTCATCCAAATCGAGTACCTTGACATTCAGTCCGAGTGCCTATTTGAGATCCGCATGTTCGAGAAACGTTTCCCCAAACTTTCGGAAAAGTGGCTGAAGAACAAATGGTTCCGGCAGCTTGCCCAGTATGGCCAAATCTTTCAAACCAAAGATTCCTTCAAGCGCGTTGCCATCGCATCTCTTGTCATGTTTTTCCAGCAGTTCTCTGGAATCGACTCTA TCATTTACTACGCCCCAAAAATCTTCAAGTCTTTGGGCCTCACTAGCAGCACCAGCTCTCTTCTAGCGACGGGTATCACTGGCGTAATTAATGTTCTCACCACGATTCCAGCCGTCCTTGTCATCGACAAGGTTGGACGCAAGACATTGCTCATGTTCGGATCCACCGGTATGTTTTGTACGCTGATTATTGTTGGCGTAATTGCCTCCCAGTTCCAAGATGACTGGACCTCACACGCCGCTGGTGGCTGGGTCTGTGTTGTGATGATCTGGCTCTACATCGTCAACTTTGCCTACTCGTGGGGCCCTGTTTCTTGGACCCTGATTGCCGAAATATTTCCATTGTCCATCCGTGCAAAGGGAACGTCCATTGGAGCATCGGCCAATTGGATGTGCAACTTCGTTATAGCCCTGGTAACGCCCAGCATGCTGCACAGCATCTCATGGGGtttatatatatttttcGCCGCCTGGCTTGCCCTGGGAGTCGTCTTCGTCTGGTTCTTCGTCCCAGAGACCAAAGGTAAAACTCTTGAGCAGATGGATCAAGTTTTCGG ATCCAAAACTAGCGCAGAAGATTTAGAAGTACTTGCAGCCATCCAGGAAGAGGTTGGTCTTCTGGCGGCTATGGAGTCCATTTTTGACCGAAATGGGACCAAGGAAAGAGAAAACACACACATTAGCAACCAGAAAGAGACTTGTGAAAGGGCACAAACCCAGCATGTGGACTCTGTAGTCTAA
- a CDS encoding C6 zinc finger domain protein, which yields MFFAQTVPAVRNAAIALALIHQNYLDGFSRGRAHRPQQPLECMPSDRSPLLHYNRAIQLLLNLEIGDSTETTAITLLVCYLFSCFDHLAGNYVQAVKHLRGGVELSRNIDKSLLNNNELYDDAKPSGVRTVICQVTRQIRRLDAQAVTYLIDWTPADIQEALTPHFPTFDSAFRSLDQAADQLQILVARVMILHYTAQQMSLVDEIPQPPVPPKDIVLGQLETWLSLFENMPQLGNNSYETDSETYPLISLLRLQHTISWTLLSGHGPGGEMEYDKFLPQFRQCVALAGYVAAAHERYAGLLKPTFTPEIGIVPVLYIIGVKCRQPVVRREVLRILRQRPIREAVWDSIYAARVVERAIEIEEDGGDGEREAATSMEQIAVWQRIESMSWADVVDGKSPARLDIAYTFCTREGMHMESLLI from the coding sequence ATGTTCTTCGCCCAGACCGTGCCAGCGGTGCGGAATGCCGCCATTGCTCTGGCATTGATCCACCAGAACTACTTGGATGGCTTTTCTAGAGGCCGTGCTCATCGACCGCAGCAGCCCTTGGAATGCATGCCGTCGGATAGGTCTCCCTTGCTTCACTACAATCGGGCCATTCAACTGCTTCTGAACCTAGAGATTGGCGACAGCACCGAAACAACAGCCATCACCCTTTTGGTCTGCTATCTCTTCTCCTGTTTTGATCATCTGGCGGGCAACTATGTACAAGCAGTAAAGCACCTACGGGGAGGCGTGGAGCTCTCGCGCAACATCGACAAGTCACTGCTGAACAACAATGAGTTATATGACGATGCCAAGCCCTCTGGGGTCCGCACAGTCATATGTCAGGTCACAAGACAGATCCGCCGTCTCGATGCACAGGCCGTGACATATCTGATTGACTGGACTCCGGCCGATATCCAGGAGGCACTTACGCCGCACTTTCCAACCTTTGACAGTGCCTTTCGGTCCCTCGACCAAGCCGCCGATCAGCTCCAGATTCTCGTCGCTCGGGTGATGATACTGCACTATACGGCACAGCAAATGTCCCTGGTGGATGAGATACCCCAGCCACCTGTGCCACCGAAGGATATCGTTCTTGGGCAGTTGGAAACGTGGTTGAGCCTTTTCGAAAACATGCCGCAACTCGGCAACAACTCCTACGAGACAGATTCCGAAACCTACCCTCTGATATCACTTCTGCGCTTACAACATACCATCTCATGGACTTTACTCAGTGGTCACGGGCCTGGCGGGGAAATGGAGTATGATAAATTCCTGCCCCAGTTCCGGCAATGCGTAGCCTTGGCAGGCtacgtggcggcggcgcatgAGCGGTATGCGGGGTTGTTGAAGCCGACTTTTACGCCCGAGATCGGAATCGTCCCCGTTCTTTACATCATTGGTGTCAAATGCCGACAGCCCGTGGTCCGGCGCGAGGTGTTAAGGATCTTACGACAGCGACCGATACGCGAGGCTGTTTGGGATAGCATCTATGCCGCCAGGGTAGTGGAACGGGCAATCGAGATTGAAGaggatggtggtgatggagaGCGGGAAGCAGCAACGAGCATGGAACAAATTGCTGTGTGGCAGAGGATCGAGAGCATGTCTTGGGCAGATGTCGTTGATGGAAAGTCTCCAGCGAGGTTGGATATTGCGTATACGTTCTGCACGCGGGAGGGAATGCATATGGAGTCTCTCCTTATATAA
- a CDS encoding Alpha beta hydrolase fold family, translating to MVYGFGNIQPSSNLTWTPCFDDFTCSKLEVPLDYSNTSLGTTSIAFIKLAGKNATVASPSIIINPGGPGGSGVDLLLAYRTIAGQIFGEQYNFVSYDPRGVNNSGLSFDCFSGNAEARLAFTRLYSTGATNISSSSFEEQYYSSSIYGEWCNDAVQNESPHGYYVTTPAVAHDLLTFIEAEAELADQSPSEAKLWLYGVSYGTVTGATFASMFPDRVGRMILDGVMTAEQYYDNDWRDSVDQMDETIDKFSSLCHSAGPEACSFWGPTPADIAARMDGIIHQLQNHPVPVSGVQSRQLPTLVTYSDLKALFMKTIYDPLALFPVMADVLHQLESGDVSALVGMFDGLGIASGAGRVIQCADSYRRNKLTTLEEFKNYVEHTVSKSKYLGDIWSIYFEVA from the exons ATGGTCTATGGATTTGGCAAT ATTCAACCATCAAGCAACCTCACGTGGACGCCATGTTTCGACGACTTCACATGCTCTAAATTGGAAGTTCCTTTGGATTATTCAAACACTAGTCTTGGCACGACGTCAATCGCATTCATAAAACTGGCTGGCAAGAATGCCACCGTCGCGTCTCCGAGCATTATCATCAACCCCG GCGGTCCCGGTGGTTCTGGtgtcgacctcctcctcgcaTACCGGACCATCGCAGGGCAAATCTTCGGGGAGCAGTACAACTTTGTCTCCTACGACCCTCGCGGCGTGAACAACAGCGGCTTGAGCTTCGACTGCTTCTCGGGGAACGCAGAAGCAAGATTGGCCTTCACACGACTGTATAGCACAGGTGCTACCAAcatctcatcatcgtcgttcGAGGAACAGTACTATTCAAGCTCCATATATGGAGAGTGGTGCAACGATGCTGTCCAGAACGAGTCACCTCACGGATATTATGTGACCACACCGGCGGTTGCCCATGACCTGCTCACATTCatcgaagccgaggccgagctggcAGACCAGTCACCATCAGAAGCCAAATTGTGGCTGTACGGTGTCAGTTACGGCACAGTCACCGGCGCGACTTTCGCTTCCATGTTTCCAGACCGAGTTGGAAGAATGATACTCGATGGCGTCATGACCGCAGAGCAATATTACGACAATGACTGGAGGGATAGCGTTGATCAAATGGACGAAACCATTGACAAGTTCTCGAGCCTCTGTCATTCCGCAGGCCCTGAAGCGTGCTCTTTCTGGGGACCCACGCCAGCCGACATCGCAGCCAGAATGGATGGCATCATCCACCAGCTTCAGAACCATCCGGTTCCGGTAAGCGGAGTCCAAAGTCGACAACTGCCAACACTAGTCACCTACTCAGACTTGAAGGCCCTTTTTATGAAAACCATCTACGACCCACTGGCGCTCTTCCCGGTCATGGCCGATGTTCTACACCAGCTCGAGAGCGGGGATGTGTCTGCTCTTGTAGGCATGTTTGACGGTCTAGGTATCgcgtccggcgccggccgcgtcATCCAGTGCGCCGATTCGTATCGGAGAAACAAACTTACCACCCTTGAAGAATTCAAGAATTATGTCGAACACACGGTGTCCAAGAGCAAGTACTTGGGCGATATATGGTCCATCTACTTTGAAG TTGCCTGA